A stretch of the Hippocampus zosterae strain Florida chromosome 18, ASM2543408v3, whole genome shotgun sequence genome encodes the following:
- the mzt2b gene encoding mitotic-spindle organizing protein 2 isoform X2 yields the protein MSHQAAPSAADSPALLITNTTAVHKYAMKKKEILNAEESELYELSQAAGITVDQEVFKIMVDLLKMNVAPQAVFQTLKAMCAGQRVPESCGGDAAAASHVTGIPLTKAEARAQQDESLSSGKGAKMPAGAPAGPAPRGTRISAKMAAYGTQDAGSAAHAQAGRSKAAASSSTSSATPADKTREASGQRAQRQPSASRGQKTKSSGSSSSSSQM from the exons ATGTCCCATCAAGCGGCACCTTCCGCCGCGGACTCCCCGGCGTTGTTGATCACCAACACCACCGCCGTGCATAAATACGCCATGAAGAAGAAAGAGATCCTGAACGCCGAGGAGAGTGAGCTGTATGAGCTGAGCCAGGCTGCGGGCATCACAGTGGACCAGGAGGTGTTCAA GATCATGGTGGACTTGCTGAAAATGAACGTGGCCCCTCAAGCGGTCTTCCAGACTCTGAAGGCCATGTGTGCCGGTCAGAGGGTCCCCGAAAGCTGCGGCGGAGACGCCGCCGCGGCCTCCCACGTCACTGGAATCCCCTTGACCAAGGCAGAAGCTCGAG CTCAACAGGATGAGAGTTTGAGCTCTGGGAAGGGTGCTAAGATGCCCGCCGGTGCCCCCGCGGGGCCCGCACCGCGAGGCACCAGGATCAGCGCCAAGATGGCGGCCTACGGCACCCAAGACGCCGGCAGCGCCGCTCACGCTCAAG CAGGGCGAAGCAAAGCGGCGGCATCATCGTCCACGTCGTCGGCGACCCCAGCCGACAAGACGCGCGAGGCCTCTGGCCAGCGGGCGCAGCGGCAGCCCagcgccagcagggggcagaagACGAAGAGCTCGGGAAGCAGCAGCTCCTCTTCGCAGATGTAA
- the mzt2b gene encoding mitotic-spindle organizing protein 2 isoform X1, whose product MSHQAAPSAADSPALLITNTTAVHKYAMKKKEILNAEESELYELSQAAGITVDQEVFKIMVDLLKMNVAPQAVFQTLKAMCAGQRVPESCGGDAAAASHVTGIPLTKAEARAQQDESLSSGKGAKMPAGAPAGPAPRGTRISAKMAAYGTQDAGSAAHAQAGRSKAAASSSTSSATPADKTREASGQRAQRQPSASRGQKTKSSGSSSSSSQMKSLCATTRERF is encoded by the exons ATGTCCCATCAAGCGGCACCTTCCGCCGCGGACTCCCCGGCGTTGTTGATCACCAACACCACCGCCGTGCATAAATACGCCATGAAGAAGAAAGAGATCCTGAACGCCGAGGAGAGTGAGCTGTATGAGCTGAGCCAGGCTGCGGGCATCACAGTGGACCAGGAGGTGTTCAA GATCATGGTGGACTTGCTGAAAATGAACGTGGCCCCTCAAGCGGTCTTCCAGACTCTGAAGGCCATGTGTGCCGGTCAGAGGGTCCCCGAAAGCTGCGGCGGAGACGCCGCCGCGGCCTCCCACGTCACTGGAATCCCCTTGACCAAGGCAGAAGCTCGAG CTCAACAGGATGAGAGTTTGAGCTCTGGGAAGGGTGCTAAGATGCCCGCCGGTGCCCCCGCGGGGCCCGCACCGCGAGGCACCAGGATCAGCGCCAAGATGGCGGCCTACGGCACCCAAGACGCCGGCAGCGCCGCTCACGCTCAAG CAGGGCGAAGCAAAGCGGCGGCATCATCGTCCACGTCGTCGGCGACCCCAGCCGACAAGACGCGCGAGGCCTCTGGCCAGCGGGCGCAGCGGCAGCCCagcgccagcagggggcagaagACGAAGAGCTCGGGAAGCAGCAGCTCCTCTTCGCAGAT GAAATCATTGTGCGCCACCACTCGTGAGCGGTTTTGA